A single window of Gossypium hirsutum isolate 1008001.06 chromosome A10, Gossypium_hirsutum_v2.1, whole genome shotgun sequence DNA harbors:
- the LOC107897223 gene encoding root phototropism protein 3, producing the protein MMNKLALPESSTFPGKPMPPTAECWFDDACILDMDYFVKTISGIKAKGVRPDLVGSIIAHYASKWLPDLSGNDTEKGPMSLQESSPESVTVSRMKKRFFVETLVGILPPERDSIPCNFLLRLLRTANMVGVEPSYKAELEKRISWQLDQASLKELMIPSFSHTCGTLLDVELVIRLVKRFASLDEGTRSGIAVVKVAKLVDSYLAEAALDTNLSLEDFIALGAALPSHARAMDDGLYRAIDTYLKAHPGVSKQDRKVLCRLIDSRKLSPEASLHAAQNERLPVRAVIQVLFCEQSKLNRHVDWSGSFNGTRNPNPAGLEAPVRCMSKREMNAQQMEIKKLKEELLRVQSQCVAMQMQMEKLVDKKKGFFRWKKLGIMPSLKSSVSVFEKIEEEREASFGRQTPIDIKSKPVRPPKWRKSMS; encoded by the exons ATGATGAATAAGCTAGCCTTGCCAGAGTCCAGCACTTTCCCAGGAAAGCCAATGCCACCCACAGCTGAATGCTGGTTTGATGATGCATGCATCCTTGACATGGACTACTTTGTGAAGACCATCTCAGGCATAAAGGCCAAGGGTGTTCGTCCCGACTTAGTAGGCTCAATCATAGCACATTATGCATCGAAATGGCTACCTGATCTATCCGGCAATGACACCGAAAAGGGTCCTATGAGCCTCCAAGAGTCATCGCCGGAGAGTGTCACGGTTTCACGGATGAAAAAGAGGTTCTTTGTTGAAACCTTGGTGGGAATCTTGCCACCTGAGAGAGATTCCATCCCCTGCAACTTCCTCCTACGCCTTCTCCGAACGGCCAACATGGTTGGGGTGGAGCCTTCCTACAAAGCAGAGCTGGAGAAAAGAATTTCGTGGCAGCTTGACCAAGCATCACTGAAAGAACTCATGATTCCATCGTTTAGTCACACTTGTGGTACTCTGCTAGACGTTGAGCTTGTTATAAGGCTGGTTAAGAGATTTGCTAGCCTTGATGAAGGCACTAGAAGCGGCATTGCGGTGGTTAAAGTAGCTAAGCTTGTGGATAGCTACTTGGCAGAAGCAGCTTTGGATACCAATCTGAGTTTGGAGGACTTTATTGCACTTGGTGCTGCTCTTCCTAGCCATGCCCGAGCCATGGATGATGGCCTCTACCGTGCCATTGACACTTATCTCAAA GCACATCCAGGTGTTTCAAAGCAAGATAGGAAGGTTCTATGCAGATTGATAGACAGTCGAAAGCTGTCACCAGAAGCATCCCTACACGCTGCACAAAACGAACGTTTGCCAGTTCGGGCGGTGATTCAAGTGTTGTTCTGCGAGCAAAGCAAGCTCAACCGACATGTTGATTGGAGTGGGTCGTTCAACGGAACCCGGAATCCGAACCCGGCAGGACTCGAAGCCCCGGTTCGGTGCATGTCGAAACGTGAAATGAACGCTCAACAAATGGAGATAAAGAAGCTGAAGGAAGAGCTGCTCAGGGTCCAAAGCCAATGCGTAGCGATGCAAATGCAAATGGAGAAACTAGTGGATAAGAAGAAAGGGTTTTTCAGGTGGAAGAAGCTGGGGATAATGCCGTCGCTGAAGAGCAGCGTGAGTGTATTTgagaagattgaagaagaaagagagGCTAGCTTT